A genomic stretch from Motacilla alba alba isolate MOTALB_02 chromosome 29, Motacilla_alba_V1.0_pri, whole genome shotgun sequence includes:
- the R3HDM2 gene encoding R3H domain-containing protein 2 — MSNSNTAQESLEIMKESEKKVVEESVNKTKYVSRSPSKEEAEKDGGEEVSVRQESQKRTSSHGHARKRAKSNSKLKLVRSLAVCEESSGPFVDGLLESQDIIQLHVSCPSDKEEEKSTKDGVEKEEKDKNKEKTPRKMLSRDSSQEYTDSTGIDLHEFLVNTLKKNPRDRMMLLKLEQEILEFISDNNNQFKKFPQMTSYHRMLLHRVAAYFGMDHNVDQTGKAVIINKTSNTRIPEQRFSEHIKDEKNAEFPQRFILKRDDTSMDRDDNQIRLPLQDGRRSKSIEEREEEYQRVRERIFARESGQNGYLTDSRANREGLGRASGSRQSSTESEIKSLEPRPWSSTDSDGSIRSLRPPVTKASSFSGISILTRGDSIGSSKGSTASRSSRAGLVLGAPETLI, encoded by the exons ATGTCCAACAGCAACACGGCGCAAGAGTCCCTGGAAATTATGaaggaatcagaaaaaaaggtggTTGAGGAATCtgtgaacaaaaccaaatatgTATCCAGGTCACCAAGCAAGGAGGAGGCGGAGAAGGATGGCGGGGAGGAGGTCAGCGTGCGCCAGGAGTCTCAG AAGCGAACATCCAGTCACGGACACGCCAGGAAAAGAGCCAAG TCTAACTCAAAGCTTAAACTGGTCAGGAGTTTGGCTGTGTGTGAGGAATCCTCAGGCCCCTTCGTGGATGGGCTGCTGGAGTCTCAG GACATCATCCAGCTGCACGTGAGCTGCCCCTCTGacaaggaagaggagaaatccACGAAAGATGGGgtggagaaagaagaaaaagacaagaacaaagaaaaaacaccaaGGAAGATGCTCTCTCGAG attccaGCCAGGAATACACAGACTCCACTGGAATAGATCTGCATGAATTTTTAgtaaatacactgaaaaaaaacccacg gGATAGAATGATGCTGCTCAAGCTGGAACAGGAGATTCTGGAGTTCATTAGTGATAACAA caatCAGTTCAAGAAGTTCCCCCAGATGACCTCGTACCACCGCATGCTGCTGCACCGGGTGGCGGCGTACTTTGGGATGGATCACAACGTGGACCAGACCGGCAAGGCCGTCATCATCAACAAGACCAGTAACACACGGAT CCCCGAGCAGAGGTTCTCCGAGCACATCAAGGATGAGAAGAACGCAGAGTTCCCTCAGAGGTTTATCCTGAAAAGGGATGACACCAGCATGGATCGGGATGACAACCAG ATCAGACTCCCCTTGCAGGATGGGAGAAGGAGCAAATCCATAGAAGAGCGAGAGGAGGAATATCAGCGGGTCAGGGAGCGGATATTTGCACGAGAG TCCGGCCAGAACGGATACCTCACAGACAGCAG GGCCAACCGGgaggggctgggccgggccTCGGGCAGCCGCCAGAGCAGCACCGAGAGCGAGATCAAATCCCTGGAGCCACGGCCCTGGAGCAGCACGGACTCGGACGGCTCCATCCGCAGCCTGAGGCCACCTGTCACCAAGGCCAGCAGCTTCAGTGGCATCTCCATCCTCACGCGGGGCGACAGCATCGGGAGCAGcaagggcagcactgccagcaggagctCACGGGCAG GGTTGGTGCTGGGTGCCCCTGAAAccttaatataa